A region from the uncultured Stenotrophomonas sp. genome encodes:
- a CDS encoding Agmatine deiminase, with translation MTDALRFPAEWEPQSGILIAWPHADTDWAERLAEVEETYIALVAAITRFQPVLICVADDDIETYAEIRLRSNRIDMERVRFVGAQYDDTWLRDSGPITLKRGDSGFQLLDFRFTGWGGKFEASRDDQLVGVLHEAGTFNDAEVRSIPFALEGGAIDTDGAGTLLTTWQCLHERHPDRDRASLGTDMAQWLRQDRVLWLDHGYLEGDDTDAHVDTLARFASADSIVYQSCDDPQDSHYAELQAMGAELAALRTADGRPYRLFPLPWAQPVLDGGRRLAASYANFLIVNGAVLMPAYGDPADDAARDVLARAFPGREIVQVPCRPLIWQNGSLHCITMQLPAGLV, from the coding sequence ATGACCGATGCACTCCGTTTCCCCGCCGAATGGGAGCCCCAGTCCGGCATCCTGATCGCCTGGCCGCACGCCGACACCGACTGGGCCGAGCGCCTGGCGGAGGTCGAGGAAACCTACATCGCGCTGGTGGCCGCCATCACCCGCTTCCAGCCGGTGTTGATCTGCGTGGCCGACGACGACATCGAAACCTATGCGGAGATACGCCTTCGCTCCAACCGCATCGACATGGAGCGCGTGCGCTTCGTCGGTGCACAGTACGATGACACCTGGCTGCGCGACTCCGGCCCGATCACCCTCAAGCGCGGCGACAGCGGTTTCCAGTTGCTGGATTTCCGCTTCACCGGCTGGGGTGGAAAATTCGAGGCCAGCCGCGACGACCAGCTGGTCGGCGTGCTGCATGAAGCCGGCACCTTCAACGACGCCGAAGTGCGCAGCATTCCGTTCGCGCTGGAAGGCGGTGCAATCGACACCGACGGCGCCGGCACCCTGTTGACCACGTGGCAGTGCCTGCACGAACGCCATCCCGACCGCGACCGCGCATCGCTCGGCACCGACATGGCGCAGTGGCTGCGGCAGGACCGCGTGCTGTGGCTCGACCACGGCTACCTCGAAGGCGACGACACCGACGCCCACGTGGACACGCTGGCCCGCTTCGCCTCGGCCGACAGCATCGTCTACCAGAGCTGTGACGACCCGCAGGATTCGCACTATGCCGAACTGCAGGCGATGGGCGCCGAGCTGGCGGCACTGCGCACCGCCGACGGCAGGCCCTATCGCCTGTTCCCGCTGCCGTGGGCGCAACCGGTGCTCGACGGCGGCCGGCGCCTGGCTGCCTCCTATGCCAACTTCCTGATCGTCAACGGCGCGGTGCTGATGCCGGCCTACGGCGACCCGGCCGACGATGCCGCCCGCGACGTACTGGCCCGCGCATTCCCGGGCCGCGAGATCGTGCAGGTGCCATGCCGCCCGCTGATCTGGCAGAACGGCTCGCTCCACTGTATCACCATGCAGTTGCCTGCCGGCCTGGTTTGA
- the CPA gene encoding N-carbamoylputrescine amidase — protein MSCAKPFGHILHTAHIYNARMNTKTLTVALIQERNHGDAESNLAIIEQRVAEAAAQGAKLVLLQELHNGPYFCQHESVDEFDLAEPIPGPSTERLGVLAQKHGVVIVGSLFERRAAGLYHNTAVVFEKDGTLLGKYRKMHIPDDPGFYEKFYFTPGDLGFKPIDTSVGRLGVLVCWDQWYPEAARLMALAGAELLLYPTAIGWDPDDAQDEKNRQRDAWVLSHRGHAVANGLPVLSCNRVGHEASPLGASGIQFWGNSHVLGPQGEFIAEAGTEPTVLVCDVDLQRSEHVRRIWPFLRDRRIDAYGDLLKRYID, from the coding sequence ATGTCTTGCGCGAAACCTTTCGGGCACATCCTCCACACCGCACACATCTACAATGCCCGCATGAACACCAAGACCCTGACCGTCGCGCTGATCCAGGAGCGCAACCACGGCGACGCCGAATCCAATTTGGCCATCATCGAGCAGCGCGTGGCCGAAGCCGCCGCGCAGGGCGCGAAGCTGGTGCTGCTGCAGGAACTGCACAACGGGCCGTACTTCTGCCAGCACGAGTCGGTGGACGAGTTCGACCTGGCCGAGCCGATCCCCGGCCCCAGCACCGAGCGCCTCGGCGTGCTGGCCCAAAAGCATGGCGTGGTGATCGTCGGCTCGCTGTTCGAGCGCCGCGCTGCCGGCCTGTACCACAACACGGCGGTGGTGTTCGAAAAGGACGGCACGCTGCTGGGCAAGTACCGCAAGATGCACATCCCGGACGATCCGGGCTTCTACGAAAAGTTCTACTTCACCCCGGGCGACCTCGGCTTCAAGCCCATCGACACCTCGGTCGGCCGCCTCGGCGTGCTGGTGTGCTGGGACCAGTGGTACCCGGAAGCGGCCCGGCTGATGGCGCTGGCCGGCGCCGAACTGCTGCTCTACCCCACCGCCATCGGCTGGGACCCGGACGACGCGCAGGACGAGAAGAACCGCCAGCGCGACGCCTGGGTACTGAGCCACCGCGGCCATGCCGTGGCCAACGGCCTGCCGGTGCTGTCGTGCAACCGCGTCGGCCACGAGGCCTCACCGCTGGGTGCGTCGGGCATCCAGTTCTGGGGCAACAGCCACGTGCTCGGTCCGCAGGGCGAGTTCATCGCCGAAGCCGGCACCGAGCCGACCGTATTGGTCTGCGACGTGGACCTGCAGCGCAGCGAGCACGTGCGCCGCATCTGGCCGTTCCTGCGCGACCGCCGCATCGACGCCTACGGCGACCTGCTCAAGCGCTACATCGACTGA
- the pat gene encoding Phosphinothricin N-acetyltransferase — protein MTLSIRDAVATDIPAITAIYAVEVTGFVNTYEYEVPDEAEMSRRMDDTRARGYPYLAAELDGKVVGYAYAGSFRSRAAYRWVVENSVYVAATAQGHGVGAALLQALIDACVARGFRQMVAVIGEPTNTASIKLHERFGFRHIGSFPGIAWKHGRWLDTVFMQRALGDGTGCSPSNE, from the coding sequence ATGACTCTCTCCATCCGCGACGCCGTCGCCACCGACATTCCCGCCATCACCGCGATCTATGCGGTGGAGGTCACCGGTTTCGTCAACACCTACGAATACGAGGTGCCGGACGAAGCCGAAATGTCGCGGCGCATGGACGACACGCGCGCACGCGGCTACCCGTACCTGGCCGCCGAGCTGGATGGCAAAGTCGTCGGCTATGCCTATGCCGGCAGCTTCCGTTCCCGCGCCGCCTACCGCTGGGTGGTGGAGAACTCGGTCTATGTTGCCGCCACCGCGCAGGGACATGGCGTGGGCGCGGCACTGCTGCAGGCACTCATCGACGCCTGCGTCGCGCGCGGCTTCCGGCAGATGGTCGCGGTGATCGGCGAACCGACCAACACCGCTTCGATCAAGCTGCACGAACGTTTCGGCTTCCGCCACATCGGCAGCTTCCCCGGCATCGCGTGGAAACACGGGCGCTGGCTGGACACGGTGTTCATGCAGCGCGCGCTCGGCGATGGCACCGGCTGCTCCCCTTCCAATGAATGA
- a CDS encoding TraB family protein translates to MTDTLPDTGGELLAGQPVRIVERDGVTYTLLGTAHISVASVQAVEQAIGSGRFDAVAVELDPQRLQALTDPDAMARLDLVEVIRKGRVALFAANLALAAYQRRLAEQLGIEPGAELKRAVALAKENGLPVHLIDRDVGLTFRRASQQLGFFGKLKLVAGLGAGLFSSEDVGEEEIEKLKQGDMLESSFGEFASESPALYETIIGERDRYMATRLREEHDAGQCNVLAVVGAGHLAGLARHLQTDTEAPGPLRAQLEAVPKKRNIPWITLTILAVVLAGIGVGFWKGGLGMGTHMLAIWALYTGGLAGLGALLAGSHPLSILTAIAVAPFKPFRLSIPTGAFAALVETRLRKPAYNDFLQLRDDAQTFKGWYRNRVTRIVLTFMLTNIGSMLGLWLTGFTVYGKLAG, encoded by the coding sequence ATGACCGATACCCTTCCCGATACAGGCGGCGAACTGCTCGCCGGCCAGCCCGTGCGCATCGTCGAACGCGACGGCGTGACCTACACCCTGCTCGGCACCGCGCACATTTCCGTCGCCAGCGTGCAGGCGGTGGAACAGGCCATCGGCAGCGGCCGCTTCGACGCGGTGGCGGTCGAGCTCGACCCGCAACGGCTGCAGGCCCTGACCGATCCCGATGCGATGGCGCGGCTGGACCTGGTCGAGGTGATCCGCAAGGGCCGCGTGGCCCTGTTCGCCGCCAACCTGGCACTGGCCGCCTACCAGCGCCGGCTGGCCGAGCAACTGGGCATCGAACCCGGTGCCGAGCTCAAGCGCGCGGTGGCGCTGGCGAAGGAAAACGGCCTGCCGGTACACCTGATCGACCGCGACGTCGGCCTGACCTTCCGCCGCGCCTCGCAGCAGCTGGGCTTCTTCGGCAAGCTGAAGCTGGTTGCCGGCCTCGGTGCCGGCCTGTTCTCGTCGGAGGACGTCGGCGAGGAGGAAATCGAAAAGCTCAAGCAGGGCGACATGCTCGAGTCGAGCTTCGGAGAATTCGCCAGCGAGAGCCCGGCGCTGTACGAAACCATCATCGGCGAGCGCGACCGCTACATGGCCACCCGCCTGCGCGAGGAGCACGACGCCGGGCAGTGCAACGTGCTGGCGGTGGTCGGCGCCGGCCACCTCGCCGGGCTGGCGCGTCACCTGCAGACCGATACCGAGGCGCCCGGCCCGCTGCGCGCGCAGTTGGAAGCGGTACCGAAGAAGCGCAACATCCCGTGGATCACCCTGACCATCCTCGCCGTGGTGCTGGCCGGCATCGGTGTCGGCTTCTGGAAGGGCGGGCTGGGCATGGGCACGCACATGCTGGCGATCTGGGCGTTGTATACCGGCGGACTGGCGGGCCTGGGCGCACTGCTGGCCGGCAGCCACCCGCTGAGCATCCTCACCGCCATTGCGGTGGCGCCATTCAAGCCGTTCCGCCTGAGCATTCCCACCGGTGCCTTCGCCGCACTGGTGGAGACGCGGCTGCGCAAGCCGGCCTACAACGACTTCCTGCAGCTGCGCGACGATGCGCAGACCTTCAAGGGCTGGTATCGCAACCGCGTCACCCGCATCGTGTTGACCTTCATGCTGACCAACATCGGCAGCATGCTCGGCCTGTGGCTGACCGGTTTCACCGTATACGGCAAGCTCGCCGGCTGA